CCTGACTCCGGATTGACTGTCTTCACAAATCGATCGATGAACTCGATTCCCGGCATGGATCGGCCAGCTTCGTATTGGGCGTAGGCTCCATGCGCCGCATAATGCATTGCCTTAGCGACTTCCCGAATCGAGAGATTTTTGGCTTCTCTCTGCCGTTTGAGAAA
The bacterium genome window above contains:
- a CDS encoding helix-turn-helix transcriptional regulator, encoding FLKRQREAKNLSIREVAKAMHYAAHGAYAQYEAGRSMPGIEFIDRFVKTVNPESGLCLTMVRR